In Vibrio japonicus, one DNA window encodes the following:
- a CDS encoding PTS transporter subunit EIIC codes for MNYQATVNQILDSIGGVDNIRNAEHCATRLRLILKDNDKVNSEKAKGIEQISGYFYQSGQHQFIIGTGKVSHVYNALKQALGGEIDSKDFKQDAFADMTLSQKLVRTLADILIPLIPALVTTGLLMGLRGMLLHSGAQFSPESLALFSMLTDTAFAFLPVLITYSAAKKFGGNTIIAIVVGLMMVAPQLPNAWAVASGAAEPMMVQLLGFNFPLIGYQGTVLPAIFAGWFVAYLERNLRRFVPAVMDLVFTPFLTITIAVFVILFGFGPLLQSIEHGCTSLVRMALELPLGIGYIIFGAVQQMIVITGLHHALGVIEIGLLNETGSNPIQPLATASMAGQFGAAIAVATLLKDKVKRGNALGASMSTLFGITEPLLFGVNLQYGKVFVIGMVGGAVGGFVTYVLGISATGMGITFLPGVLLYSQSLTSVLGYLTVIACAFTTSFLLTRFYNPIKRS; via the coding sequence ATGAACTATCAAGCAACCGTCAACCAGATACTCGACAGTATCGGTGGAGTAGACAACATTCGTAACGCAGAACATTGCGCGACCCGTTTACGCCTGATTCTCAAAGACAATGACAAGGTAAACAGCGAGAAAGCCAAAGGTATTGAGCAGATCAGCGGTTATTTTTACCAATCTGGTCAGCACCAATTTATCATTGGTACAGGTAAAGTTTCTCACGTTTACAACGCGTTAAAGCAAGCGTTGGGCGGAGAAATTGATTCGAAAGACTTCAAACAAGATGCCTTCGCAGATATGACTCTTAGTCAAAAACTGGTTCGCACTCTCGCCGATATTCTTATCCCCTTGATCCCGGCTCTGGTCACGACTGGCTTATTGATGGGTTTGCGTGGAATGCTTCTTCATTCAGGCGCTCAGTTTTCACCAGAATCGCTTGCTCTCTTTAGCATGCTTACCGACACCGCCTTTGCATTCTTGCCTGTTTTGATTACCTATTCTGCTGCAAAGAAATTTGGTGGTAACACAATCATTGCTATCGTGGTCGGTTTGATGATGGTTGCTCCACAACTTCCAAATGCGTGGGCCGTCGCCAGTGGCGCAGCTGAGCCTATGATGGTCCAACTGCTTGGCTTCAATTTTCCGTTGATTGGTTATCAGGGCACTGTGCTTCCGGCTATATTTGCAGGTTGGTTCGTCGCTTATCTTGAACGCAATCTACGCCGCTTTGTGCCTGCCGTCATGGACTTGGTTTTCACCCCATTTTTAACCATTACTATCGCGGTTTTTGTCATCCTATTTGGCTTTGGCCCTCTTCTGCAAAGCATTGAGCATGGATGTACGTCGCTTGTACGTATGGCGTTAGAACTGCCATTGGGTATTGGCTACATCATCTTTGGGGCCGTGCAGCAAATGATCGTGATCACTGGCCTCCACCACGCACTCGGCGTAATCGAAATCGGCCTACTGAATGAAACAGGTTCAAACCCTATTCAGCCTTTGGCTACTGCTTCAATGGCTGGTCAGTTTGGTGCCGCTATCGCTGTGGCAACATTGCTTAAAGATAAAGTGAAAAGAGGCAACGCTTTGGGTGCCTCCATGTCCACTTTATTCGGCATTACCGAACCACTACTATTTGGGGTTAACTTGCAATACGGCAAAGTGTTCGTGATCGGTATGGTGGGTGGCGCTGTAGGCGGTTTCGTCACGTACGTGCTTGGCATCAGCGCGACAGGTATGGGAATCACTTTCCTACCGGGTGTTCTACTTTACTCTCAGTCTTTAACGTCCGTGTTAGGTTACTTAACCGTTATCGCCTGTGCTTTCACAACCTCGTTTCTATTAACTCGCTTCTACAACCCAATTAAGCGATCATAG
- the secF gene encoding protein translocase subunit SecF, which translates to MFQILKAEKTIDFMRWSKVAFLLSIVMIGASIFTLSTKWLNWGLDFTGGTLIEVGFEQPANLEQIRTSLEAEGFGDATVQNFGSARDVMVRLRPREDVAGETLGNQIIAAIKKGTGENVEMRRIEFVGPNVGDELTEAGGLAILASLICILLYVSVRFEWRLAAGAVLALTHDVIITLGIFSLMQIEVDLTIVAALLTVVGYSLNDTIVVFDRIRENFRKMRKGEPAEIMNSSVTQTLSRTLITSATTLFVVIALFTQGGAMIHGFATALLLGITVGTYSSIYVASALALKLGITKEHLMPPQVEKEGAEFDEMP; encoded by the coding sequence ATGTTTCAAATTCTAAAAGCGGAAAAAACGATCGACTTTATGCGTTGGTCGAAAGTCGCGTTCCTGTTATCCATTGTGATGATTGGTGCGTCTATCTTCACTCTATCTACCAAATGGTTGAACTGGGGCCTAGATTTTACTGGCGGTACGCTCATCGAAGTGGGCTTTGAACAGCCAGCAAACTTAGAGCAAATTCGTACGTCGCTAGAAGCTGAAGGTTTCGGTGATGCGACGGTACAGAACTTTGGTTCAGCACGCGATGTTATGGTTCGACTGCGTCCTCGTGAAGATGTCGCTGGCGAGACTCTGGGTAACCAGATTATTGCCGCGATCAAAAAAGGCACCGGTGAAAACGTAGAAATGCGTCGTATCGAGTTCGTTGGTCCTAACGTGGGTGACGAGTTGACAGAAGCGGGCGGCCTAGCGATTCTGGCCTCTCTTATCTGTATTTTGCTCTATGTATCGGTACGATTTGAGTGGCGTTTGGCAGCAGGTGCGGTACTCGCCCTGACGCACGATGTGATTATTACGCTTGGGATCTTCTCTTTGATGCAAATCGAAGTGGATTTGACCATTGTCGCCGCTCTGTTGACGGTTGTTGGTTACTCACTCAACGATACCATTGTTGTATTTGACCGTATCCGTGAAAACTTCCGTAAAATGCGCAAAGGTGAGCCTGCTGAGATCATGAACAGCTCGGTCACGCAGACTCTAAGCCGTACATTGATCACGTCCGCGACAACATTGTTCGTTGTTATCGCCCTCTTTACTCAGGGTGGTGCGATGATTCATGGCTTCGCAACGGCACTTCTACTTGGTATCACAGTGGGTACTTACTCTTCGATCTACGTAGCTTCTGCGTTAGCTCTGAAACTGGGTATTACTAAAGAACACTTGATGC
- the secD gene encoding protein translocase subunit SecD, whose protein sequence is MLNRYPLWKYLMVVFTIAIAALYALPNIYGEDPAIQITGARGASVDMSTLDTVTQALDKQGLSHKSIALESGSILVRFNDTDTQISARDIINEALGRDNIVALNLAPSTPDWLESIGATPMKLGLDLRGGVHFLMEVDMDAAMEKLVSQQEEAFRSELREDKIRYRSIRPSGKDAVEVVLRNEEQFAQAKSLLQKNHPDMTFTESNAGSRFVLIATFTEQRLTEIRNYAVEQNITILRNRVNELGVAEPLVQRQGASRIVVELPGVQDTARAKEILGATATLEFREVDASADLAAAASGRAPAGSEIKLDRDGRPVVLKKRVILGGSSITDASSSVDEYGRPQVNISLDSEGGSKMSAFSKKNIGKLMATVFAEYKDSGRRTPDGRVILSKHEEVINQATIQSALGRNFRITGIDSAAEAHNLALLLRAGALIAPISIVEERTIGPSMGQQNIDMGIQACIWGMVAVMLFTLLYYRKFGFIANMALMVNLVLIIGVMSMIPGATMTLPGIAGIVLTVGMAVDANVLIFERIREELRDGRNPQQAIHQGYANAFSTIADANITTLITAIILFAVGTGAIKGFAVTLSIGILTSMFTAIIGTRCVVNLMYGGKRVNKLSI, encoded by the coding sequence GTGTTAAACCGCTATCCATTGTGGAAGTACTTGATGGTGGTGTTTACCATCGCTATCGCAGCACTTTACGCACTTCCAAATATTTACGGTGAAGATCCGGCTATTCAAATTACAGGGGCGCGTGGCGCCTCTGTTGATATGTCAACGCTGGATACTGTCACTCAAGCTCTTGATAAACAGGGCTTATCTCATAAATCCATTGCTCTAGAAAGTGGATCAATTCTTGTTCGTTTTAACGACACTGACACTCAAATCAGTGCCCGCGACATTATTAATGAAGCATTGGGTCGAGACAACATTGTTGCCTTAAACCTTGCTCCTTCAACACCTGATTGGTTGGAATCTATTGGTGCTACGCCAATGAAACTGGGCCTTGACCTGCGTGGTGGTGTTCACTTCTTGATGGAAGTGGATATGGATGCCGCAATGGAAAAACTCGTTTCTCAACAAGAAGAAGCCTTCAGAAGTGAATTACGCGAAGACAAAATTCGTTATCGCTCTATTCGCCCGTCGGGTAAAGATGCCGTAGAAGTTGTTCTTCGAAATGAAGAGCAGTTTGCGCAAGCAAAATCACTCCTGCAAAAGAACCACCCAGACATGACGTTCACTGAGTCAAACGCAGGCAGTCGATTTGTTCTAATCGCGACATTCACGGAGCAGCGCTTAACAGAAATTCGTAACTACGCCGTTGAGCAAAACATTACTATTCTGCGTAACCGTGTAAACGAATTAGGTGTTGCTGAGCCGCTGGTTCAACGTCAAGGTGCAAGTCGCATCGTTGTTGAACTGCCAGGTGTGCAAGATACCGCTCGCGCAAAAGAAATTCTTGGTGCAACCGCAACGCTTGAGTTCCGCGAAGTTGACGCAAGTGCTGACTTAGCAGCCGCAGCTAGTGGTCGTGCGCCAGCAGGTAGCGAGATCAAACTCGATCGTGATGGTCGTCCAGTTGTGCTGAAGAAACGCGTTATTTTAGGTGGTTCAAGCATCACTGACGCTAGCTCAAGTGTGGATGAATATGGTCGTCCACAGGTAAATATCTCGCTAGATAGCGAAGGTGGCAGCAAGATGTCAGCGTTCTCTAAAAAGAACATTGGCAAGTTGATGGCTACGGTATTTGCTGAGTACAAAGACAGTGGTCGCCGTACTCCTGACGGCCGAGTGATTTTATCTAAGCATGAGGAAGTGATTAACCAAGCAACGATCCAATCTGCACTTGGCCGTAACTTCCGAATCACGGGTATTGATTCCGCCGCTGAAGCGCACAACCTTGCATTGTTGCTTCGTGCAGGTGCCTTGATTGCGCCGATTTCTATTGTTGAAGAACGTACAATCGGTCCATCTATGGGTCAGCAGAATATCGATATGGGTATTCAGGCATGTATTTGGGGCATGGTGGCAGTTATGCTATTCACGCTGCTTTACTACCGCAAGTTTGGCTTTATTGCCAACATGGCTCTGATGGTAAACCTAGTATTGATCATTGGTGTAATGTCGATGATTCCGGGTGCAACAATGACGCTACCTGGTATTGCCGGTATTGTATTGACAGTCGGTATGGCGGTTGATGCGAACGTGCTTATCTTTGAACGTATTCGAGAAGAACTGCGTGATGGTCGTAACCCGCAACAAGCGATTCACCAAGGCTATGCGAATGCCTTCAGTACAATCGCCGATGCGAACATCACAACACTGATTACAGCGATCATTCTATTCGCTGTGGGTACAGGTGCTATCAAAGGTTTTGCGGTAACGCTATCCATCGGTATCTTAACGTCTATGTTTACAGCTATTATCGGTACACGCTGCGTCGTGAACTTGATGTATGGTGGTAAGCGCGTAAACAAACTGTCGATCTAA
- a CDS encoding glycoside hydrolase family 32 protein — MNELKYKTIDLASKNDLDKFEVIKENSKYRPKFHITPPHGLLNDPNGFCYFNNEYHLFYQWYPFDTFHGMKHWMHLTSSDLFHWQEHGAKITPTEKYESHGAYSGAAIVEGEQAYLFYTGNIKLESGRDANQCLALLSADNRVVKYSGNPVIQSVPNGYTGHVRDPKVLKRGEHYFMLLGAQREKDLQGCIIVYQSNDMLHWDFKGELSINVEGKFLDAYMFECPDLLTVDGHDVLIFSPQGVEPCSFRFHNKFNVIYCLGHIDFDTLTFDVTHWDELDRGFDFYAPQSLANTPDKQTIIAWAGTDEVLPSMEHGWIHCLTLPRSLSVKSNRLCQFPEQLLKTANNHQQLEFLIKQHESIELNNLSFYLDVHTNNNNDDFSISLQNSNGKEITLSIQGKNILLSRKGYEHHDSDWNFGSERQLETDYDINNIKIISDESILEIYINDGMDVFTCLFFPDESNHQVNISSGKNQPLDVEFKYLTI, encoded by the coding sequence GTGAATGAGCTTAAATATAAAACCATAGACTTAGCATCAAAGAATGATCTCGATAAGTTTGAGGTAATAAAAGAGAATTCAAAATATCGACCTAAGTTTCATATTACACCGCCACATGGGCTACTCAATGATCCAAACGGATTCTGTTATTTTAACAATGAGTACCATTTATTTTACCAGTGGTATCCATTCGATACTTTTCATGGAATGAAACACTGGATGCACCTGACGTCATCCGATTTATTTCACTGGCAAGAGCACGGTGCAAAAATCACCCCAACAGAAAAATATGAATCTCATGGTGCATATTCTGGTGCTGCTATTGTTGAAGGTGAACAAGCTTATTTATTTTACACCGGCAATATTAAATTAGAGTCTGGCCGAGATGCGAATCAATGTTTGGCATTACTAAGCGCAGACAACCGCGTGGTGAAATATTCAGGCAATCCCGTCATCCAGTCGGTTCCAAATGGTTATACCGGACATGTTCGCGATCCAAAGGTACTAAAACGAGGTGAGCACTACTTTATGTTGCTCGGCGCTCAGCGCGAAAAAGACCTACAAGGTTGCATCATCGTTTACCAATCAAACGATATGCTTCATTGGGACTTTAAAGGGGAATTGAGCATTAATGTAGAGGGCAAGTTTTTGGATGCCTATATGTTTGAATGCCCTGATTTACTGACTGTTGATGGCCATGACGTCCTTATCTTTTCGCCTCAGGGCGTAGAGCCATGCTCGTTTCGTTTCCACAACAAATTCAACGTCATCTACTGCCTAGGTCATATTGACTTCGATACGCTGACTTTCGATGTAACACATTGGGATGAATTAGACCGAGGGTTTGATTTTTACGCTCCTCAATCGCTGGCAAACACGCCCGATAAACAGACAATCATCGCCTGGGCAGGCACCGATGAAGTACTTCCAAGTATGGAACATGGATGGATTCACTGCCTAACTTTGCCAAGAAGTTTATCAGTGAAAAGCAACCGACTTTGTCAGTTTCCTGAACAGTTACTAAAAACAGCAAATAACCATCAACAATTAGAGTTTTTAATAAAACAGCACGAGAGCATTGAATTAAATAACCTCTCTTTTTATTTGGATGTGCATACCAATAACAATAATGACGACTTTTCTATTTCTTTACAAAACAGTAATGGAAAAGAAATAACACTTTCGATTCAAGGCAAAAACATTCTACTAAGCCGAAAAGGATATGAACACCATGATTCTGATTGGAATTTTGGTAGTGAACGTCAATTAGAAACCGATTACGACATAAACAACATCAAGATTATTAGTGACGAAAGCATTCTTGAAATATACATCAATGATGGAATGGATGTTTTCACTTGTTTGTTTTTCCCTGATGAATCAAATCACCAAGTGAACATTTCTTCCGGTAAAAACCAGCCACTAGATGTCGAATTTAAGTACCTTACAATATAA
- the yajC gene encoding preprotein translocase subunit YajC — protein MFISQAHAAAEGAPAGGGFEMIIMLGMFAVIFYFMIYRPQAKRVKEHKNLMASMGKGDEVLTSGGLVGKITKIAEDNDFVTIELNTNNEVVIKKDFVTAVLPKGTLKSL, from the coding sequence ATGTTTATTTCTCAAGCTCATGCAGCAGCAGAAGGCGCACCAGCAGGTGGCGGTTTTGAAATGATTATCATGCTAGGTATGTTTGCGGTGATCTTCTATTTCATGATCTACCGTCCACAAGCTAAGCGTGTAAAAGAACACAAAAACCTAATGGCTTCTATGGGTAAAGGTGATGAAGTTCTAACTAGCGGTGGTCTAGTTGGTAAAATCACTAAAATCGCAGAAGACAATGACTTTGTTACTATCGAGTTGAACACAAACAACGAAGTAGTGATCAAGAAAGACTTCGTTACTGCAGTGTTACCAAAGGGTACGCTTAAGTCTCTATAA
- the tgt gene encoding tRNA guanosine(34) transglycosylase Tgt, giving the protein MKLKFDLKKKDGTARRGQLTFERGTVQTPAFMPVGTYGTVKGMTPEEVKGTGAEILLGNTFHLWLRPGQEVMKMHGDLHDFMNWQGPILTDSGGFQVFSLGDIRKITEAGVHFRNPVNGDKIFMDAEKSMEIQKDLGSDIVMIFDECTPYPATHAEAKKSMEMSLRWAQRSREHFDKLENPNNLFGIVQGGVYEDLRDVSVKGLTDIGFDGYAVGGLAVGEPKEDMHRVLEHTCPQLPEDKPRYLMGVGKPEDLVEGVRRGVDMFDCVMPTRNARNGHLFVTGGVIKIRNAKHKTDTTPLDPHCDCYTCTNYSKSYLHHLDRCNEILGARLNTIHNLRYYQRLMESIRKAIDEDRFDEFVQEFYARRDREVPPLSKAE; this is encoded by the coding sequence GTGAAATTAAAATTCGATCTTAAGAAGAAAGATGGTACGGCTCGTCGTGGTCAATTGACTTTCGAACGTGGCACAGTACAAACACCCGCATTTATGCCAGTCGGTACTTACGGTACTGTAAAAGGCATGACACCTGAAGAAGTCAAAGGCACGGGCGCTGAAATTCTTCTTGGTAATACATTCCACCTTTGGTTACGTCCTGGCCAAGAAGTAATGAAAATGCACGGCGACTTGCATGATTTTATGAACTGGCAAGGTCCTATTCTTACTGATTCAGGCGGTTTCCAAGTGTTTAGCCTTGGTGATATCCGTAAGATCACAGAAGCAGGTGTTCATTTCCGTAACCCTGTAAACGGTGACAAGATTTTCATGGACGCAGAGAAGTCGATGGAAATCCAAAAAGACCTTGGTTCAGATATCGTCATGATTTTTGACGAATGTACACCATACCCAGCGACTCACGCAGAAGCGAAAAAGTCGATGGAAATGTCATTGCGTTGGGCTCAGCGTTCTCGTGAACACTTCGATAAGCTAGAAAACCCGAACAACCTATTTGGTATTGTTCAGGGTGGCGTTTACGAAGACCTGCGTGACGTGTCAGTAAAAGGTCTGACAGACATCGGTTTTGACGGTTACGCTGTGGGTGGTCTTGCGGTCGGTGAGCCAAAAGAAGATATGCACCGCGTTCTAGAGCACACTTGTCCTCAGCTTCCAGAAGATAAACCACGCTACCTAATGGGCGTTGGTAAGCCGGAAGACCTGGTGGAAGGTGTTCGCCGTGGTGTCGACATGTTTGACTGTGTAATGCCAACGCGTAACGCGCGTAATGGCCACTTGTTTGTGACTGGTGGTGTGATCAAGATCCGTAATGCGAAACATAAAACGGATACAACGCCATTAGATCCACATTGTGACTGTTACACTTGTACCAACTACTCTAAATCATACTTGCATCACTTGGATCGTTGTAACGAAATTCTGGGTGCTCGTCTGAATACTATCCATAACTTACGCTACTACCAGCGTTTGATGGAAAGCATTCGTAAGGCAATTGATGAAGACCGTTTCGATGAGTTTGTACAAGAGTTCTATGCTCGTCGTGATCGCGAAGTGCCACCACTAAGCAAAGCAGAATAA
- a CDS encoding CBS domain-containing protein, producing the protein MIKVEDMMTRNPHTLLRSQNLSDAKALMEIHDIRHVPIVDADKKLLGVVTHRDVLAAQESSLHKISDDQSYTLSTPLSEVMNDRVMTVSPIAGLKESALYMQKHKVGCLPVVEKGQLVGIITDSDFVAIAINLLELQEEVEPEEIEPEETD; encoded by the coding sequence ATGATTAAGGTCGAAGATATGATGACGCGTAACCCTCATACGCTGCTTCGCTCTCAAAACCTTTCTGATGCCAAAGCTTTAATGGAGATACATGATATTCGTCATGTGCCGATTGTCGATGCCGATAAAAAACTCCTTGGCGTTGTGACTCACCGTGATGTGCTGGCTGCACAGGAATCCAGTTTACACAAAATCTCTGATGACCAATCGTACACATTAAGCACGCCTCTCTCAGAGGTAATGAATGATAGAGTCATGACCGTTTCTCCTATCGCAGGGCTAAAAGAAAGCGCGCTCTACATGCAAAAGCACAAAGTTGGCTGTTTACCTGTAGTAGAAAAAGGTCAATTAGTCGGCATTATCACCGACAGCGATTTCGTTGCAATTGCGATTAACCTTTTGGAGTTACAAGAAGAGGTTGAGCCTGAAGAAATAGAGCCGGAAGAAACGGATTAA
- a CDS encoding LacI family DNA-binding transcriptional regulator: protein MTVRDVAKRAGVSIATVSRVLNGSHRVSAEAKIAVERAIQGLNYQKPAAAKKKATKLFAVIVRNMSNPFFAQLIDVLEEEAYKHGRSILLFNSRNNLQLEKTFLSECVNHKVDGVFLIPRSLKPEHITHWSKLPFPVVLLTTTIPGMASIGTNHKQGGIQVAEHFIKHGYRRIGFIGASDTLSDRFIGFRDRLLKHEIELPEEKVLAPYTFEELQRYMQDNVVESKQPLEAVFCSDDISASHFYNELKALKDRKVEVDIVGFDDTVIAQSLGFSSIRQPIKQIALLGFDAMIQGIRAGTLEHQPTMLEPTLIVRHAPVMGVVKRTPEILRSR from the coding sequence GTGACGGTTAGAGATGTAGCAAAGCGTGCAGGCGTATCGATCGCGACCGTTTCGCGTGTTCTCAATGGTAGCCACCGTGTGTCTGCGGAAGCCAAGATAGCCGTTGAAAGGGCAATTCAGGGGCTAAATTACCAGAAACCAGCGGCTGCTAAAAAGAAAGCGACCAAGCTGTTTGCGGTGATTGTACGTAACATGTCTAACCCGTTTTTTGCTCAGTTGATTGATGTGTTGGAAGAGGAGGCCTACAAGCATGGTCGGAGCATATTACTGTTTAATAGCAGAAATAACCTGCAGTTAGAGAAAACGTTTTTATCTGAATGCGTGAATCATAAGGTTGACGGTGTCTTCCTAATTCCCCGTTCATTAAAGCCGGAGCACATCACGCATTGGAGTAAGTTGCCTTTTCCTGTGGTTCTTCTTACCACGACGATTCCAGGAATGGCGAGCATTGGGACCAATCATAAACAGGGTGGTATCCAAGTTGCTGAGCACTTTATTAAGCATGGGTACCGCAGAATAGGATTTATCGGTGCGAGCGATACCTTATCCGATCGCTTTATTGGGTTTAGAGATAGGCTGTTGAAGCACGAGATAGAGTTACCGGAAGAAAAAGTGTTAGCGCCGTACACCTTTGAAGAGCTTCAGCGATATATGCAAGATAATGTGGTTGAGTCAAAGCAACCATTGGAAGCGGTCTTCTGCTCTGATGATATTTCGGCAAGTCATTTTTACAATGAACTGAAAGCACTCAAGGATAGAAAGGTAGAGGTTGATATCGTCGGGTTTGACGATACAGTTATTGCTCAATCTCTCGGCTTTTCGAGTATCCGGCAGCCGATAAAGCAAATAGCTTTGCTGGGTTTTGATGCCATGATTCAGGGGATACGAGCAGGGACACTGGAGCATCAGCCGACGATGTTAGAGCCTACATTGATCGTGCGGCACGCTCCTGTAATGGGTGTTGTTAAGCGAACACCTGAAATATTGCGCAGCCGCTAG
- a CDS encoding aminoimidazole riboside kinase gives MSKVWLTGDAVVDLIPESTETYLKCPGGAPANVAVGIARLDGQCGFFGRVGNDPFGRFMQSVLNQENIDTRFLTLDELHRTSTVLVDLDGDGERTFTFMVKPSADQFTQPEDIPAFTKGEWLHFCSIALANEPSRGTTLAAVQAMKNAGGFVSFDPNLREEVWAEPEEIRNVVMQAVANTDVVKFSEEELLFLTETDTLDAGIASLRELNIPLVLITLGKQGSLAIFNGTQHHVGVTEAQVVDTTGAGDAFVSGLLAKLSQHKNWQDQTTILQAVMWGNHCGALATTRKGAMTALPNKNQLLASLE, from the coding sequence ATGAGTAAAGTGTGGCTAACCGGAGATGCTGTTGTCGACCTAATTCCCGAAAGCACAGAGACTTACCTTAAATGCCCGGGCGGAGCACCTGCCAATGTCGCGGTGGGTATTGCACGTTTAGACGGTCAGTGTGGATTCTTTGGTCGTGTCGGTAATGACCCTTTCGGTCGATTCATGCAAAGTGTCCTGAATCAGGAAAACATCGATACCCGCTTCCTTACTCTTGACGAGTTGCATCGCACATCGACTGTATTGGTTGATTTAGATGGCGATGGCGAGCGCACATTTACTTTCATGGTAAAACCAAGTGCGGACCAATTTACGCAACCAGAAGATATCCCTGCTTTTACAAAAGGAGAATGGTTGCACTTTTGCTCAATCGCCCTTGCTAACGAGCCCAGTCGAGGAACTACCCTTGCAGCCGTTCAAGCAATGAAAAACGCAGGTGGCTTTGTCAGTTTTGACCCTAACTTACGCGAAGAAGTGTGGGCGGAACCCGAAGAGATCCGTAATGTCGTGATGCAAGCGGTCGCTAATACAGATGTCGTCAAATTTTCTGAGGAGGAGCTGCTTTTCCTGACAGAAACCGACACACTCGATGCTGGCATAGCCTCACTGCGCGAGCTGAATATTCCGCTGGTACTGATCACGCTGGGCAAACAAGGTTCACTGGCCATTTTTAACGGTACGCAACATCACGTTGGCGTTACCGAAGCACAAGTCGTGGATACCACAGGGGCCGGAGACGCATTTGTCAGCGGGCTCTTAGCTAAACTTTCACAGCACAAAAACTGGCAGGATCAGACGACGATTTTACAAGCAGTTATGTGGGGGAACCATTGCGGCGCACTGGCAACAACGCGAAAAGGCGCAATGACAGCATTGCCTAACAAGAATCAGCTCTTGGCTTCATTAGAATGA
- the queA gene encoding tRNA preQ1(34) S-adenosylmethionine ribosyltransferase-isomerase QueA gives MQVSDFHFDLPDELIARYPQPERTASRLLQLDGNTGELVDGSFTDVLSQVQPGDLVVFNNTRVIPARMFGRKESGGKLEVLVERMLDEKSILAHVRCSKSPKPGSTIIVGENDEYAAEMVARHDALFELKFKSDKTVLEILEEIGHMPLPPYIDRPDEDADKERYQTVYNQKPGAVAAPTAGLHFDEVLLEQIKEKGAEFAYVTLHVGAGTFQPVKVDNINDHHMHAEYVEVPQEVVEAINATKARGGRIIAVGTTSVRSLESAAQDALKNGTELKPFFGDTEIFIFPGYEYQLVDCLITNFHLPESTLIMLVSAFAGYENTMNAYKHAVENDYRFFSYGDSMFIKKKTN, from the coding sequence ATGCAAGTATCAGATTTCCACTTTGACCTGCCTGATGAGCTTATCGCTCGTTACCCTCAACCTGAGCGTACAGCAAGCCGCTTGTTACAACTTGATGGCAATACTGGTGAGTTGGTTGATGGCTCATTCACAGACGTACTAAGCCAAGTGCAGCCAGGTGATTTAGTTGTTTTTAACAACACCCGAGTGATTCCGGCGCGTATGTTTGGCCGTAAAGAGTCAGGTGGCAAACTTGAAGTGCTTGTCGAACGCATGCTTGATGAAAAAAGCATTCTGGCTCACGTGCGTTGCTCAAAGTCTCCTAAGCCTGGCTCGACCATTATTGTTGGCGAGAACGACGAATACGCCGCAGAAATGGTGGCTCGCCACGATGCGCTGTTTGAGTTGAAGTTTAAGTCTGATAAGACGGTTCTTGAAATTCTGGAAGAGATTGGCCACATGCCACTTCCTCCATACATTGATCGCCCAGACGAAGACGCTGACAAAGAACGCTATCAAACGGTTTATAACCAAAAACCCGGTGCGGTTGCCGCGCCAACGGCGGGTTTGCACTTTGATGAGGTTCTTTTAGAACAGATCAAAGAAAAAGGCGCTGAATTTGCTTACGTTACTCTGCACGTCGGTGCGGGTACGTTCCAGCCAGTTAAAGTTGACAACATTAACGATCACCACATGCATGCAGAGTACGTAGAAGTACCGCAAGAAGTGGTTGAAGCCATTAATGCAACTAAAGCGCGTGGTGGTCGAATTATCGCTGTCGGTACAACATCTGTACGTTCACTTGAAAGCGCGGCTCAGGATGCGCTTAAGAATGGAACGGAACTAAAGCCATTTTTTGGTGATACCGAGATCTTTATTTTCCCTGGCTATGAATATCAGCTGGTGGACTGTTTGATCACCAACTTCCACTTACCAGAGTCAACACTGATTATGTTGGTGAGTGCATTTGCTGGTTACGAAAATACAATGAATGCCTACAAGCATGCGGTTGAAAACGATTACCGCTTCTTCTCGTATGGCGATTCAATGTTTATCAAGAAGAAAACGAACTAG